One Trichomycterus rosablanca isolate fTriRos1 chromosome 10, fTriRos1.hap1, whole genome shotgun sequence DNA window includes the following coding sequences:
- the fam20a gene encoding pseudokinase FAM20A encodes MRRDRFLLIVTLLIILFLDFYFILLPRLRTWSHRSWRVSCNCRGANASNVYTEQVSQKWLSSPNFTSEQGSKLERLFKHPLYNIGVPELTAAEQLMEKEQLMEYYKRRVARWERQQKFYVEAAAASNISIPDKSVTFNPDASWLKFHSGINRYALYSRDDLGINQLLQDMNKANIISADYTQDEKALKGSCDCSQVVKPSGHHLKLALKFQDFGKAMFKPMRQERHEETPEDFFYFVDFQRHNAEIASFHLDRVLDFRRVPPVVGRLVNITKEILYTTYNEELRSVFFISPANNTCFFAKCLYVCKTEYAVCGQPDLLEGSMSAYLPGLSIAPRISIPSPWIRSYTFTGKEEWEVNPSYCDTIKRLYPYNSGNRLLNIIDMAIFDFLTGNMDRHHYEIFTKFGDEGFLLHLDNARGFGKHSVDEISILAPLTQCCIIKRSTLLRLQLLVQAEYRLSDVMRESLMQDPLRPILTELHLQALDRRLAHVVRTINRCIKKLGESKVVVKDFVEVSGVTSDKHQGKSR; translated from the exons ATGAGGAGGGACCGCTTCCTGTTGATCGTCACACTGCTCATCATTTTGTTTCTcgatttctattttattttgctACCCAGGCTCAGAACCTGGTCCCATCGTTCCTGGAGAGTGAGCTGCAACTGTCGTGGGGCGAATGCTAGCAATGTATATACTGAGCAGGTCTCCCAAAAATGGCTCTCAAGCCCAAACTTCACATCTGAACAGGGGTCCAAGCTGGAGAGGCTTTTTAAACACCCACTGTACAACATTGGTGTACCAGAGCTCACTGCGGCCGAGCAGCTAATGGAGAAAGAACAGCTGATGGAATATTATAAAAGGAGAGTGGCACGATGGGAAAG ACAGCAGAAGTTTTATGTTGAAGCTGCAGCAGCATCAAACATCTCAATTCCTGACAAATCTGTGACCTTTAACCCTGACGCCAGTTGGCTTAAATTCCATTCAGGAATAAATCGTTATGCACTGTATTCCCGAGATGACCTGGGAATCAACCAGCTACTGCAGGATATGAACAAGGCCAACATCATCAGCGCCG ATTACACCCAGGATGAAAAAGCACTGAAAGGGTCGTGTGATTGCTCACAGG TGGTTAAGCCCAGTGGGCATCACCTGAAGCTTGCACTCAAGTTCCAGGACTTTGGAAAAGCAATGTTTAAACCCATGAG ACAAGAACGTCATGAGGAAACACCGGAGGACTTTTTTTATTTCGTTGACTTCCAAAGACACAACGCTGAGATTGCCTCATTTCACCTGGACAG AGTGCTGGATTTCCGGAGAGTGCCCCCTGTGGTTGGGAGGCTCGTTAACATCACAAAAGAGATTTTATACACTACGTACAACGAGGAACTACGCAGTGTCTTTTTCATCTCACCAG CAAACAACACGTGCTTTTTTGCTAAGTGCCTGTACGTGTGTAAGACCGAGTACGCAGTGTGTGGCCAGCCAGACCTTCTAGAAGGATCCATGTCAGCCTATCTGCCTGGACTGAGCATCGCCCCCCGAATCTCCATCCCCAGCCCTTGGATCCGCTCCTACACCTTTACAGGCAAAGAGGA gTGGGAAGTAAATCCATCGTACTGCGACACCATTAAAAGACTCTACCCTTACAATTCTGGAAACAGACTACTCAACATCATCGACATGGCTATATTTGACTTCCTAACAG GGAACATGGAccgacaccactatgaaatctTTACTAAATTCGGTGATGAGGGATTTCTGCTGCACCTCGACAATGCCAGAGG ATTTGGGAAGCACTCCGTTGATGAAATATCAATCCTGGCACCGCTAACCCAGTGCTGCAT AATCAAACGCTCTACGTTACTCCGGTTGcagctgctggttcaagctgaaTACCGTCTGAGTGATGTGATGAGGGAATCGTTAATGCAAGACCCACTCAGACCCATCCTAACAGAACTACACCTACAGGCCCTCGATCGAAGACTGGCCCACGTGGTCCGGACCATCAACCGCTGCATAAAGAAACTCGGTGAATCCAAGGTGGTAGTGAAGGACTTTGTGGAGGTTTCTGGTGTTACTTCAGACAAACACCAGGGAAAGAGCAGATGA
- the LOC134321082 gene encoding cAMP-dependent protein kinase type I-alpha regulatory subunit, whose translation MASNSEEERSLHECELYVQKQNIQQLLKDCIVQLCTAQPDRPMAFLREYFERLEKEEAKQLVNQQKSSSRSDSREDEVSPPMNPVVKGRRRRGAISAEVYTEEDAASYVRKVIPKDYKTMAALAKAIEKNVLFSHLDDNERSDIFDAMFPVTYIAGEIVIQQGDEGDNFYVIDQGEMDVYVNNEWATSIGEGGSFGELALIYGTPRAATVRAKTNVKLWGIDRESYRRILMGSTLRKRKMYEEFLSKVSILESLDKWERLTVADALEPVQFEDIQKIVVQGEPGDEFFIILEGCAAVLQRRSENEEFVEVGRLGPSDYFGEIALLMNRPRAATVVARGPLKCVKLDRPRFERVLGPCSDILKRNIQQYNSFVSLSV comes from the exons ATGGCATCGAACAGTGAAGAGGAGAGGAGTCTACATGAATGTGAACTTTATGTCCAGAAACAAAACATCCAGCAGCTCCTGAAGGACTGCATCGTCCAGCTCTGTACGGCTCAACCTGACCGACCCATGGCCTTCCTCCGAGAGTACTTTGAGAGATTAGAGAAG GAGGAAGCGAAGCAGTTGGTGAACCAGCAGAAGTCCAGCTCTCGTTCAGATTCAAGAGAGGATGAAGTTTCTCCACCTATGAACCCAGTGGTGAAGGGGCGCAGGAGGAGAGGAGCTATCAGTGCTGAGGTGTACACTGAGGAGGATGCTGCTTCCTATGTCAGAAAG GTGATTCCTAAAGACTATAAAACAATGGCTGCTCTTGCCAAAGCTATTGAGAAGAACGTGCTCTTCTCACACCTGGACGATAATGAACGAAG TGATATATTTGATGCCATGTTCCCGGTTACTTACATCGCCGGAGAGATCGTCATTCAGCAAG GAGATGAAGGAGATAACTTCTACGTGATTGATCAGGGTGAAATGGAT gtgTATGTTAATAATGAGTGGGCGACCAGTATCGGTGAGGGTGGCAGTTTTGGGGAATTGGCACTGATCTACGGTACACCCAGAGCAGCCACGGTCCGGGCCAAGACCAACGTAAAGCTATGGGGCATCGACAGAGAGAGTTACAGAAGAATATTGATG GGAAGCACTCTGAGGAAGAGGAAGATGTATGAAGAGTTCCTCAGTAAAGTTTCTATTCTTG AGTCGCTGGATAAGTGGGAGCGGCTGACTGTGGCCGATGCTTTGGAACCAGTGCAGTTTGAAGACATTCAGAAAATTGTGGTGCAGGGGGAACCTGGAGATGAATTTTTCATCATACTGGAG ggTTGTGCAGCAGTACTGCAGCGGCGCTCTGAGAACGAGGAATTTGTGGAGGTGGGCCGTTTAGGACCCTCTGATTATTTTG GTGAGATAGCTCTGTTGATGAATCGGCCTCGTGCTGCTACCGTGGTTGCTCGCGGTCCTCTGAAGTGTGTGAAACTGGACCGTCCACGTTTTGAGAGAGTCCTTGGACCCTGTTCTGATATTTTAAAACGCAACATTCAGCAGTACAACAGctttgtgtctctgtctgtctga
- the zdhhc16b gene encoding palmitoyltransferase ZDHHC16B, with translation MSTLRCYFSRLVRLSVRWCPLNPQQRQSRRYSTFRDLWNYGKVILNSLYYNVLTNWDTVLDSVFEPVYWLVDNLTRWFGVVFVSLVVVLTGSVVLIVYLCVLPLIVRTYPTHWILWHLCYGHWNLLMVVFHYYKAFSTSPGFPPQEQSSISTVTVCKKCIVPKPARTHHCSICNRCVLKMDHHCPWLNNCVGHFNHRYFFSFCLYMTMGCIYCSISSKEMFFQAYNAIESYYQTPPPDFTFEERLFHKSLLYLWVLTSSVALALAVLTTWHAMLITRGETSVERHINRRERKRLKLIGKVFRNPYHHGRINNWKILFGVEKSSHWVTRVLLPSGHLPHGDGLMWQCPPYRNKAMAI, from the exons ATGAGTACCTTGAGGTGCTATTTCTCGAGACTCGTGCGTCTCTCTGTGCGCTGGTGCCCACTGAACCCCCAGCAGAGACAAAGCAGGCGGTATTCCACATTTCGAGACCTCTGGAATTATGGGAAAGTCATCCTGAACTCCCTTTACTACAATGTTCTCACCAACTGGGACACGGTGCTGGACTCTGTATTTGAACCGGTGTACTGGCTGGTGGATAACCTGACCCGCTGGTTTGGGGTG gTGTTCGTGAGTTTGGTGGTGGTTCTGACGGGTTCGGTGGTGCTGATCGTTTATCTCTGTGTGCTGCCCCTGATCGTGAGAACCTACCCTACTCACTGGATCCTCTGGCACCTCTGTTATGGACACTGGAATCTTCTGATGGTGGTTTTTCACTATTACAAAGCCTTCAGCACCTCACCAGGGTTTCCACCACAG GAACAGAGTTCGATCTCTACAGTTACAGTCTGTAAGAAGTGCATCGTTCCCAAACCAGCCAGGACTCACCACTGCAGCATCTGTAACAG ATGTGTTCTGAAGATGGACCATCACTGTC CCTGGTTAAATAACTGTGTTGGACATTTTAATCATCGTTATTTCTTCTCCTTCTGCCTCTACATGACCATGGGCTGCATCTACTGCAGCATCAGCTCCAAGGAAATGTTCTTCCAGGCTTACAACGCCATCGAG AGTTATTATCAGACTCCTCCGCCTGATTTCACTTTTGAGGAGAGACTTTTTCATAAGAGCCTCCTGTACTTGTGGGTTCTGACCAG TTCGGTGGCGTTGGCATTAGCAGTTCTGACCACATGGCACGCCATGCTGATCACCAGAGGAGAAACCAGTGTGGAGAGACACATCAACCGCAGAGAGAGAAAACGCCTCAAACTCATCGGCAAG GTCTTCAGGAATCCGTATCATCACGGAAGAATTAATAACTGGAAAATCCTGTTTGGTGTAGAAAAGTCCAG TCACTGGGTGACGCGGGTCCTGTTACCCTCTGGGCATCTTCCTCATGGTGATGGATTAATGTGGCAGTGCCCTCCATACAGGAACAAAGCTATGGCAATCTAA
- the acbd4 gene encoding acyl-CoA-binding domain-containing protein 4 isoform X2: METPVLHPNPPGPGECHKRFQAAVDVIQNLPKNGSYRPSYEVMLRFYSLYKQAMFGPCRASRPGFWDPVGRYKWDAWNQLGDMSCESAMTAYVDEMKKVAQEVIDKMPMNEKTASFYHYFEPLYQVIHDMPRPPEDLLSLRPDINANESNASLAVEVNGPTREEMVQELEEQKLNPEPVLNTEHQSERTALSDGLVLTSDSESEIFCDSVEQLDHIKPVPETYGDPDWHHEHTPAIQVNQLGAGQGGEGGEDRRGLPLRRREQSREEMRRGWREPAHDLSHSSGRPAGRQISGAGGGGDSDGGGERFQDPKLQQQIMLALLRLRDDMQSVIERLEVVEGLAAANDSQWRTRRQFTVLQTEVETWWPFEVSGRTLLLLLIWPFIAQGMVFLLRQWKKKT; encoded by the exons ATGGAGACTCCGGTGCTTCATCCGAACCCGCCCGGACCTGGAGAGTGTCACAAACGCTTCCAGGCGGCGGTGGATGTGATCCAGAACCTGCCCAAAAATG GTTCCTACAGACCTTCATATGAAGTGATGCTGCGATTCTATAGCTTGTATAAGCAGGCCATGTTTGGCCCCTGCAGAGCATCGCGTCCAGGATTTTGGGATCCTGTGGGCCGGTATAAGTG GGATGCTTGGAATCAGCTTGGAGACATGAGTTGTGAAAGTGCCATGACTGCATATGTAGATGAGATGAAGAAAGTGGCACAAGAG GTTATAGACAAAATGCCAATGAATGAGAAGACAGCCTCCTTTTACCACTATTTTGAGCCTCTCTACCAGGTCATTCATGATATGCCCAGACCACCAGAGGATCTGCTGAGTCTGAGACCAG ATATAAATGCCAATGAATCAAATGCAAGTTTGGCTGTGGAGGTGAACGGTCCCACTCGAGAGGAAATGGTACAAGAGCTAGAAGAACAAAAGCTAAATCCTGAACCTGTCCTGAATACTGAGCATCAGAGTGAGAGAACAG CTCTGTCTGACGGTCTCGTGTTGACCAGCGACTCTGAGAGTGAAATCTTCTGTGACTCAGTGGAACAGTTGGACCATATTAAG CCAGTCCCTGAAACGTACGGTGACCCGGACTGGCACCATGAACACACACCTGCCATCCAGGTGAACCAGCTGGGAGCTGGGCAGGGTGGAGAGGGGGGCGAGGACAGACGTGGCCTTCCACTGAGAAGGAGGGAACAATCAAGAGAGGAAATGAGGCGTGGATGGAGAGAACCTGCCC atGATCTTTCTCACAGCAGTGGGAGACCAGCAGGACGACAGATTTCAGGTGCAGGGGGGGGAGGTGATTCTGATGGAGGGGGTGAAAGGTTCCAGGACCCAAAGCTTCAGCAGCAGATCATGCTGGCGCTCCTGAGGCTCAGAGACGACATGCAGAGCGTCATCGAGCGACTCGAGGTGGTGGAGGGTTTGGCTGCAGCTAAT GATTCACAGTGGAGAACTCGCAGACAGTTTACAGTTCTGCAGACTGAG GTAGAGACGTGGTGGCCATTTGAAGTGTCTGGCCGAACTCTGCTGCTGCTTCTGATCTGGCCCTTCATCGCTCAGGGAATGGTGTTCTTGCTTCGacagtggaaaaaaaaaacttag
- the acbd4 gene encoding acyl-CoA-binding domain-containing protein 4 isoform X1, whose protein sequence is METPVLHPNPPGPGECHKRFQAAVDVIQNLPKNGSYRPSYEVMLRFYSLYKQAMFGPCRASRPGFWDPVGRYKWDAWNQLGDMSCESAMTAYVDEMKKVAQEVIDKMPMNEKTASFYHYFEPLYQVIHDMPRPPEDLLSLRPDINANESNASLAVEVNGPTREEMVQELEEQKLNPEPVLNTEHQSERTALSDGLVLTSDSESEIFCDSVEQLDHIKPVPETYGDPDWHHEHTPAIQVNQLGAGQGGEGGEDRRGLPLRRREQSREEMRRGWREPAHDLSHSSGRPAGRQISGAGGGGDSDGGGERFQDPKLQQQIMLALLRLRDDMQSVIERLEVVEGLAAANAQDSQWRTRRQFTVLQTEVETWWPFEVSGRTLLLLLIWPFIAQGMVFLLRQWKKKT, encoded by the exons ATGGAGACTCCGGTGCTTCATCCGAACCCGCCCGGACCTGGAGAGTGTCACAAACGCTTCCAGGCGGCGGTGGATGTGATCCAGAACCTGCCCAAAAATG GTTCCTACAGACCTTCATATGAAGTGATGCTGCGATTCTATAGCTTGTATAAGCAGGCCATGTTTGGCCCCTGCAGAGCATCGCGTCCAGGATTTTGGGATCCTGTGGGCCGGTATAAGTG GGATGCTTGGAATCAGCTTGGAGACATGAGTTGTGAAAGTGCCATGACTGCATATGTAGATGAGATGAAGAAAGTGGCACAAGAG GTTATAGACAAAATGCCAATGAATGAGAAGACAGCCTCCTTTTACCACTATTTTGAGCCTCTCTACCAGGTCATTCATGATATGCCCAGACCACCAGAGGATCTGCTGAGTCTGAGACCAG ATATAAATGCCAATGAATCAAATGCAAGTTTGGCTGTGGAGGTGAACGGTCCCACTCGAGAGGAAATGGTACAAGAGCTAGAAGAACAAAAGCTAAATCCTGAACCTGTCCTGAATACTGAGCATCAGAGTGAGAGAACAG CTCTGTCTGACGGTCTCGTGTTGACCAGCGACTCTGAGAGTGAAATCTTCTGTGACTCAGTGGAACAGTTGGACCATATTAAG CCAGTCCCTGAAACGTACGGTGACCCGGACTGGCACCATGAACACACACCTGCCATCCAGGTGAACCAGCTGGGAGCTGGGCAGGGTGGAGAGGGGGGCGAGGACAGACGTGGCCTTCCACTGAGAAGGAGGGAACAATCAAGAGAGGAAATGAGGCGTGGATGGAGAGAACCTGCCC atGATCTTTCTCACAGCAGTGGGAGACCAGCAGGACGACAGATTTCAGGTGCAGGGGGGGGAGGTGATTCTGATGGAGGGGGTGAAAGGTTCCAGGACCCAAAGCTTCAGCAGCAGATCATGCTGGCGCTCCTGAGGCTCAGAGACGACATGCAGAGCGTCATCGAGCGACTCGAGGTGGTGGAGGGTTTGGCTGCAGCTAAT GCTCAGGATTCACAGTGGAGAACTCGCAGACAGTTTACAGTTCTGCAGACTGAG GTAGAGACGTGGTGGCCATTTGAAGTGTCTGGCCGAACTCTGCTGCTGCTTCTGATCTGGCCCTTCATCGCTCAGGGAATGGTGTTCTTGCTTCGacagtggaaaaaaaaaacttag
- the hexim1 gene encoding protein HEXIM1 — MDLSTEGAVQQRDSRGRQRADKQTVITEERVQRDPAELCPGPGPGPAPVYGETHPVCRARENRSLEPQTGDDAAEEKLSSEAPDGMNQGQSDGAPDSRHGKKKHRRRPSKRKRRWKPYFKLSWEEKRELDERESARASRVRAEMFAKGLPVAPYNTTQFLMEEHDREEPDLNTEPGARRSEDTASDEDCLEPDEDEDEDGEGGGGSDGMGRAGFLQRDFSETYERYHAETLQNMTKPELVREYLELEKSLSRLEEENNRLRRARRNSAAAASSDESAQRVRELESELERVRAVNAELLARCRQSAAHAHALNGSAPEPADSQ, encoded by the coding sequence ATGGATCTGAGCACAGAGGGCGCAGTGCAGCAGAGGGACAGCAGGGGGCGCCAGAGAGCCGATAAACAAACTGTCATCACTGAGGAACGAGTGCAGCGGGACCCGGCGGAGCTCTGCCCCGGTCCCGGTCCCGGTCCCGCTCCGGTGTACGGAGAAACGCACCCAGTGTGCCGCGCTCGAGAGAACAGAAGTCTGGAACCTCAAACCGGTGACGATGCCGCTGAGGAAAAATTATCCAGTGAAGCTCCGGACGGCATGAACCAGGGGCAGAGCGACGGAGCACCGGACAGCCGGCACGGTAAGAAGAAGCACCGGCGCAGACCGTCCAAGAGGAAGCGGCGCTGGAAGCCATACTTCAAACTGAGCTGGGAGGAGAAGAGAGAGCTGGACGAGCGGGAGAGCGCGCGCGCATCACGGGTCCGGGCTGAGATGTTCGCTAAAGGTCTCCCGGTGGCTCCGTACAACACCACACAGTTCCTGATGGAGGAGCACGACCGCGAGGAGCCCGACCTCAACACCGAGCCCGGCGCGCGCAGGTCCGAGGACACGGCCAGCGATGAGGACTGTCTCGAGCCCGACGAGGACGAGGATGAGGACGGTGAGGGCGGCGGCGGGAGCGACGGTATGGGCCGGGCCGGGTTCCTGCAGCGGGACTTCTCCGAGACCTACGAGCGCTACCACGCGGAGACGCTGCAGAACATGACCAAACCGGAGCTCGTGCGCGAGTACCTGGAGCTGGAGAAGAGCCTCTCGCGCTTAGAGGAGGAGAACAACCGGCTGCGGCGCGCGCGCAGGAACTCGGCCGCGGCCGCCTCCTCGGACGAGAGCGCGCAGCGCGTGCGCGAGCTGGAGAGCGAGCTGGAGAGAGTGAGGGCGGTGAACGCGGAGCTGCTCGCGCGCTGCCGACAGTCCGCTGCGCACGCGCACGCGCTTAACGGATCCGCACCGGAGCCCGCcgacagtcagtga